A stretch of the Aythya fuligula isolate bAytFul2 chromosome 18, bAytFul2.pri, whole genome shotgun sequence genome encodes the following:
- the MBTD1 gene encoding MBT domain-containing protein 1 isoform X6 — protein MFDGYDSCSEDTSSSSSSDESEEEVAPLPSSLPIIKNNGQVYTYPDGKSGMATCEMCGMVGVRDAFYSKTKRFCSVSCSRSYSSNSKKASILARLQVAGKPPTKKAKVLQKQPLVAKLAAYAQYQATLQNQAKTKAAVPVEGFSWGNYINSNSFTAAPVTCFKHAPMGTCWGDISEGVRVEVPNTDCSLPTKVFWIAGIVKLAGYNALLRYEGFENDSSLDFWCNVCGSDIHPVGWCATSGKPLVPPRTIQHKYTNWKAFLVKRLTGAKTLPPDFSQKVSESMQYPFKTSMRVEVVDKTHLCRTRVAVVESVIGGRLRLVYEESEDKTDDFWCHMYSPLIHHIGWSRSIGHRFKRSDITKKQDAHFDAPAHLFMKVKEVDTAGEWFKEGMKLEAIDPLNLSAICVATIRKVLADGYLMIGIDGSEAADGSDWFCYHATSPSIFPVGFCEINMIELTPPRGYAKLPFKWFDYLRETDSIAAPVKLFNKVEVPNHGFHVGMKLEAVDLMEPRLVCVATVTRIIHRLLRIHFDGWEDEYDQWVDCESPDLYPVGWCQLTGYQLQPPAPQSSRDNQSSSSKQKKKSKSQQYKGHKKMSSLQLKEELLDGEEYSFLQGASDQESNGSASYYIKQEP, from the exons ATGTTTGACGGTTATGATAGTTGTAGTGaggacaccagcagcagctccagttcAGATGAGAGTGAAGAAGAGGTTGCTCCTTTGCCATCCAGTCTCCCAATCATAAAGAACAATGGACAGGTCTATACTTATCCAGATGGTAAATCTGGCATGG CTACATGCGAGATGTGTGGAATGGTTGGTGTCCGTGACGCTTTTTACTCTAAAACGAAACGCTTCTGCAGTGTATCGTGTTCCAGAAGCTATTCATCGAACTCCAAGAAGGCCAGCATTCTGGCCAGACTTCAGGTAGCG ggTAAACCTCCAACAAAAAAGGCTAAAGTTCTACAAAAACAACCATTGGTGGCTAAATTAGCAGCATATGCTCAGTACCAAGCAACTTTACAAAACCAGGCAAAGACTAAAGCAG CTGTCCCTGTGGAAGGCTTCAGCTGGGGTAACTACATCAATAGCAATAGCTTTACGGCAGCTCCTGTGACCTGTTTTAAACAT GCACCTATGGGGACATGCTGGGGTGATATCTCAGAAGGAGTACGAGTGGAGGTACCAAACACGGACTGCAGCCTACCTACCAAAGTCTTCTGGATAGCTGGAATTGTAAAATTAGCAG gctaCAATGCTCTGCTAAGATATGAAGGCTTTGAAAATGATTCAAGCCTTGACTTCTGGTGCAACGTTTGTGGGTCTGATATCCACCCGGTTGGTTGGTGTGCTACCAGTGGAAAGCCTCTAGTCCCTCCTCGAA CCATCCAACACAAATACACAAACTGGAAAGCTTTTCTAGTGAAACGACTTACTGGTGCCAAAACACTTCCTCCTGACTTTTCTCAGAAG GTGTCAGAAAGTATGCAGTATCCGTTCAAAACTTCCATGAGAGTAGAAGTTGTTGACAAAACACACCTTTGTCGAACAAGGGTAGCGGTTGTAGAGAGTGTCATTGGGGGACGGTTAAGATTGGTATATGAAGAAAGTGAAGACAAAACTGATGACTTCTGGTGCCATATGTACAGTCCACTCATTCATCACATTGGTTGGTCTCGAAGTATAGGACATAGATTCAAAAGATCTG ATATTACAAAGAAACAGGATGCACATTTTGATGCACCCGCACACTTATTTATGAAG gtaaaagAGGTTGACACAGCTGGAGAATGGTTtaaagaaggaatgaaattGGAAGCTATAGACCCCTTAAACCTTTCAGCAATATGTGTGGCAACTATTAGAAAG gTTTTAGCAGATGGCTATCTTATGATTGGGATTGATGgctcagaagcagcagatggGTCTGATTGGTTTTGTTACCATGCCACTTCCCCTTCTATTTTCCCTGTTGGTTTCTGTGAAATTAACATGATTGAACTAACTCCACCCAGAG GGTATGCAAAACTCCCTTTCAAATGGTTTGACTACCTCAGGGAAACTGACTCAATAGCAGCACCTGTAAAGCTCTTCAATAAGGTA GAAGTTCCAAACCATGGGTTTCATGTTGGAATGAAACTGGAGGCTGTTGATCTGATGGAACCTCGCCTGGTATGTGTGGCCACAGTAACTCGCATTATCCATCGTCTGTTGAGGATACACTTTGATGGGTGGGAAGATGAATATGATCAGTGGGTGGATTGCGAGTCCCCAGACCTCTATCCAGTGGGATGGTGTCAGCTAACTGGATATCAACTACAGCCTCCAGCACCACAGT catcAAGAGATAACCAGTCAAGTtcatcaaaacagaagaaaaaatcaaaatcgCAACAGTACAAAGGACATAAGAAAA